The following proteins are co-located in the Phyllostomus discolor isolate MPI-MPIP mPhyDis1 chromosome 1, mPhyDis1.pri.v3, whole genome shotgun sequence genome:
- the LOC114492998 gene encoding cytochrome c oxidase subunit 5A, mitochondrial produces MLGAALRRCSVAAAAAARASPRGLLHPVSTPGPAAAVQSVRCYSHGSHETDEEFDARWVTYFNKPDIDAWELRKGMNTLVGYDLVPEPKIIDAALRACRRLNDFASAVRILEVVKDKAGPHKEIYPYVIQELRPTLNELGISTPEELGLDKV; encoded by the exons ATGCTGGGCGCCGCTCTCCGCCGCTGCTCCgtagcagcagctgcagctgcccGGGCCAGCCCTCGAGGCCTCTTGCACCCTGTATCGACCCCGGGTCCCGCCGCTG CTGTCCAGTCAGTTCGCTGCTACTCCCATGGATCACATGAGACAGATGAGGAATTTGATGCTCGCTGGGTGACATACTTCAACAAGCCAGATATTGATGCCTGGGAATTACGTAAAG GAATGAACACACTTGTTGGCTATGATCTGGTTCCAGAACCCAAAATCATTGATGCTGCTTTGCGGGCATGCAGACGGTTAAATGATTTTGCTAGTGCTGTTCGCATCCTAGAGGTTGTTAAG GACAAAGCAGGACCTCATAAGGAAATCTACCCTTATGTCATTCAGGAACTTAGACCAACTTTAAATGAATTGGGAATCTCCACACCAGAGGAACTGGGTCTTGACAAAGTATAA
- the RPP25 gene encoding ribonuclease P protein subunit p25 yields MENFRKVRSEEATAGFGTKGGGPGPFADLAPGAVHMRVKEGSKIRNLLSFATASMAQPDTRAIIFSGCGRATTKTVTCAEILKRRLAGLHQVTRLRYQSVREVWQSLPHPGTTPGPTPGQKHSVPGASLSVLKNVPSLAILLSKDALDPRQPGYQSPSPSSDPSYLPMAATSKRSLREPAVAEGSLKGTQPEPRAAEEDLTA; encoded by the coding sequence ATGGAGAACTTCCGTAAGGTGCGCTCCGAAGAGGCGACGGCGGGGTTTGGGACCAAGGGGGGCGGCCCCGGCCCCTTTGCCGACCTCGCACCGGGCGCCGTGCACATGAGGGTCAAGGAGGGCAGCAAGATCCGGAACCTACTGTCCTTCGCCACTGCCAGCATGGCACAGCCAGACACGCGCGCCATCATCTTCAGCGGCTGCGGTCGGGCCACTACCAAGACGGTCACGTGCGCCGAGATCCTCAAGCGCCGCCTGGCTGGCCTGCATCAGGTCACACGGCTGCGCTACCAGAGCGTGCGCGAGGTATGGCAGAGCCTTCCACACCCGGGGACCACACCCGGGCCCACACCCGGGCAGAAGCATAGTGTGCCAGGCGCCAGTCTCAGTGTACTTAAGAACGTGCCCAGCCTCGCCATCCTACTTTCCAAGGATGCACTGGATCCGCGCCAGCCCGGCTACCAGTCCCCGAGCCCCAGTTCTGACCCCTCGTACCTGCCAATGGCGGCGACGTCCAAGAGGAGCCTAAGGGAACCCGCTGTAGCAGAAGGCTCCTTGAAAGGGACACAACCTGAGCCACGTGCTGCGGAAGAGGACCTGACGGCGTGA